From a region of the Streptomyces sp. NBC_00102 genome:
- a CDS encoding glycoside hydrolase domain-containing protein — translation SGEYAIGSPLFKKATVHLENGRTLTVKAPKNSSKNIYIQGLKVNGKKWTSTTLPSDLLSKGGVLDFDMGSKPSSWGTGKNAAPVSLTKDDKVPAPKQDVLKGDGALFDDTSATSAEAATVELPVTGATKAAQYTLTSAKAGAAPAGWVLQGSSDGKTWKDLDKRSGQTFAYTQQTRVFSVARPGDYQHYRLVLDGTSTLSEIELIS, via the coding sequence AGCGGTGAGTACGCCATCGGTTCGCCGCTCTTCAAGAAGGCGACCGTGCACCTGGAGAACGGCCGCACCCTCACGGTGAAGGCCCCGAAGAACAGCTCGAAGAACATCTACATCCAGGGCCTGAAGGTCAACGGCAAGAAGTGGACCTCCACGACCCTGCCGAGCGATCTCCTCTCCAAGGGTGGCGTGCTCGACTTCGACATGGGCTCCAAGCCCTCCTCGTGGGGCACCGGCAAGAACGCCGCGCCGGTCTCCCTCACCAAGGACGACAAGGTGCCCGCGCCGAAGCAGGACGTACTGAAGGGTGACGGCGCGCTGTTCGACGACACCTCCGCCACGTCGGCCGAGGCCGCCACGGTCGAGCTGCCGGTCACCGGTGCGACGAAGGCCGCGCAGTACACCCTGACGTCGGCGAAGGCCGGCGCCGCCCCCGCGGGCTGGGTGCTCCAGGGCTCCTCGGACGGCAAGACCTGGAAGGACCTCGACAAGCGGTCCGGCCAGACCTTCGCCTACACCCAGCAGACCCGGGTGTTCTCGGTGGCCCGACCGGGCGACTACCAGCACTACCGCCTGGTGCTCGACGGCACGTCGACCCTCTCCGAGATCGAACTGATCTCCTGA